A window of Oceanispirochaeta sp. contains these coding sequences:
- a CDS encoding valine--tRNA ligase: MKAIELEKTFNPGEFEDRIYKYWEEGGYFKPAGDDNKEPFVIVIPPPNVTGVLHMGHGLNNSLQDILIRYHRMQGRPTLWVPGTDHAGIATQNVVERKLKEKGQTRHSLGREKFIEETWRTKEEHHSIITKQLKKIGASCDWTRERFTMDEGLSDAVREVFVTLYERNLIYKGEYLVNWCPSCGTALADDEVDHEEEQGSLYHVKYPLSDGSGHIEVATTRPETMFGDTAVAVHPEDDRYSSVVGKTIDLPLTDRKIKIITDTYCKREFGSGAVKITPAHDPNDWDIGNRHNLERINILKDDGTLNENVPEAFRGMEVKAARKATVKALDDGGFMSKIEDQPHQVGHCYRCKSVIEPYMSDQWFVKMDSMAEKAMKAWEEDRIRFYPKRWENTYTHWLKGIRDWCISRQLWWGHRIPAWTCTACGEILVERNDPESCSKCGSTSLEQDPDVLDTWFSSWLWPFSTLGWPEKTADLEKFFPTTSLVTGYDIIFFWVARMIMASEEFLGQAPFRDIYITPLVRDKNGRKMSKSLGNGIDPLDIVEQYGADAMKFTLAYLSAQGQDIPLDMEDIKLGSRFCNKVWNASRYILMNLEGRTLLSRNEIQLNAADQWIYHRLNKAIENVNQAVSVYRFDDMAHSIYEFFWNDFCDWYVEATKLYLYSKDSQEKDRAVSVLLDVLNKSLRLLHPFMSFLTEEIYQKLPGVDGPLIIADFPQVDEDLDNPVLENQFSQLQDLVQLVRTFRSEFNIPPAKSIKVRVKTEDTSLREFLKSEGELVSSLIHCDDFGLMKEEMTSGSVTAVGKTFEAFLYIRDMIDVDKEKSRLTKNIDKFEKLFVSTEKKLGNEKFTANAPEEVILKEKEKLEEFRNIIEKMKTYLMELES, from the coding sequence ATGCGGGTATTGCCACTCAGAATGTTGTTGAAAGGAAACTGAAAGAAAAAGGCCAGACCAGACACAGTTTGGGACGGGAGAAATTTATAGAGGAAACCTGGAGAACCAAGGAAGAACATCACAGTATTATTACAAAGCAGTTGAAAAAGATTGGCGCTTCCTGTGACTGGACAAGAGAGCGATTTACCATGGATGAGGGACTTTCAGATGCTGTTCGTGAAGTTTTTGTTACACTCTATGAAAGAAATCTGATTTACAAGGGTGAATATCTGGTCAATTGGTGCCCCTCCTGCGGTACTGCCCTTGCAGATGATGAAGTCGACCATGAAGAAGAGCAGGGGTCACTCTATCATGTGAAGTATCCTCTGAGTGACGGTTCGGGTCATATAGAAGTAGCCACCACCAGACCTGAAACCATGTTTGGCGACACCGCGGTGGCAGTGCACCCCGAAGATGATCGCTATTCCTCGGTGGTGGGTAAAACGATAGATCTTCCTCTGACGGACAGAAAAATAAAAATAATCACTGATACCTACTGCAAGCGCGAGTTTGGTTCCGGTGCCGTTAAAATAACTCCAGCCCATGATCCCAATGACTGGGACATCGGGAATCGTCACAACCTGGAAAGGATCAACATCCTCAAGGATGATGGTACCCTCAATGAAAATGTACCTGAAGCCTTCAGAGGCATGGAAGTGAAGGCAGCCCGAAAGGCGACAGTCAAAGCCCTGGATGATGGCGGTTTTATGTCTAAAATTGAGGATCAGCCCCATCAGGTCGGTCACTGCTACCGCTGTAAATCGGTCATTGAACCCTATATGTCAGACCAGTGGTTTGTCAAAATGGACAGCATGGCAGAGAAGGCAATGAAAGCCTGGGAGGAGGACCGGATCAGATTCTACCCCAAAAGATGGGAAAATACATACACTCACTGGCTTAAAGGCATTCGAGACTGGTGTATTTCCCGGCAGCTCTGGTGGGGACATAGAATCCCGGCCTGGACCTGTACGGCTTGTGGAGAAATACTGGTTGAACGAAATGATCCCGAAAGCTGTTCTAAATGCGGCAGTACTTCACTGGAACAGGACCCGGATGTACTTGATACATGGTTCAGCTCCTGGCTCTGGCCGTTTTCCACTTTGGGATGGCCCGAAAAGACGGCGGACCTGGAGAAGTTCTTTCCCACTACATCTCTGGTGACAGGTTATGATATTATTTTTTTCTGGGTTGCCAGAATGATCATGGCTTCTGAAGAGTTTTTGGGACAGGCTCCCTTCCGGGATATCTATATCACACCCCTGGTGAGAGATAAAAATGGGCGGAAAATGTCCAAGTCTCTGGGGAATGGAATTGACCCCCTTGATATCGTTGAACAGTATGGTGCGGATGCCATGAAGTTTACTCTGGCCTATCTTTCGGCCCAGGGCCAGGATATTCCTCTGGATATGGAAGATATCAAACTGGGAAGCCGATTCTGCAACAAGGTGTGGAATGCTTCACGGTATATTCTTATGAACCTGGAAGGTAGAACTCTCCTGAGCCGTAATGAGATACAGCTCAATGCGGCAGATCAGTGGATTTATCACAGATTGAATAAAGCCATCGAAAATGTAAACCAGGCCGTTAGTGTCTACCGCTTTGACGATATGGCCCACAGCATATATGAATTTTTCTGGAATGACTTCTGTGACTGGTATGTGGAAGCGACCAAGCTCTACCTTTACAGCAAAGACAGTCAGGAAAAAGACAGAGCCGTTTCTGTCCTGTTGGATGTGCTGAACAAATCATTGCGCCTCCTTCACCCTTTTATGTCATTTCTGACGGAGGAGATTTATCAGAAGCTTCCTGGTGTTGACGGCCCCTTGATCATTGCTGATTTCCCTCAAGTAGATGAGGACCTGGATAATCCTGTTCTTGAGAACCAGTTCTCTCAGCTTCAGGATCTGGTACAATTGGTCAGGACATTCAGGAGTGAATTTAATATTCCCCCTGCCAAGAGTATCAAGGTGCGTGTAAAAACAGAGGATACATCTCTCAGGGAATTTCTGAAGTCCGAGGGGGAGCTTGTCTCCTCTCTGATTCATTGTGATGACTTTGGACTGATGAAAGAGGAAATGACCAGTGGGTCAGTGACGGCTGTAGGCAAGACATTTGAAGCCTTTCTTTACATCAGAGATATGATTGATGTGGACAAAGAGAAGTCCCGTCTTACTAAGAATATCGATAAATTTGAAAAACTTTTTGTATCAACTGAGAAAAAACTAGGAAACGAAAAGTTCACTGCCAATGCTCCCGAAGAGGTGATCCTGAAGGAAAAGGAAAAACTGGAAGAATTCAGGAATATCATTGAAAAAATGAAAACCTATCTGATGGAGCTTGAATCCTGA
- a CDS encoding DUF6062 family protein translates to MKYKLETIPLWDAFKEETECPFCFLKEKAEKRYLKYYLGNSAMNPETRVELNITGFCPDHFGKLLIERSPQHLGLITHTHLKDWRADLEKRFPSGKNGTSLFSRWSGPKGSETGEYKKTNDSRIQGCLICDRIERTIQRYTFTACFLWKRDEEGFRSILKSSKGFCIPHEGDLLLMASEILKQTEQDDFFVLVKDLQKKNFQRLEEELDWFTQKFKAENNSQPWGNSEDAHYRVIQKLTGKRTDH, encoded by the coding sequence ATGAAATACAAATTAGAAACAATACCCCTATGGGATGCCTTTAAAGAAGAGACTGAATGTCCTTTTTGCTTTCTCAAAGAAAAAGCGGAAAAGCGATATCTCAAGTATTATCTTGGCAATTCTGCTATGAATCCCGAAACAAGGGTAGAGCTCAATATAACCGGCTTCTGCCCGGATCATTTCGGTAAACTTCTGATAGAAAGGAGTCCCCAGCATCTGGGGCTGATCACTCATACCCATTTAAAGGATTGGAGGGCTGACCTTGAAAAAAGATTCCCCTCCGGAAAAAACGGAACCTCTCTCTTTTCAAGATGGAGCGGACCAAAGGGATCTGAAACTGGGGAATATAAGAAAACCAATGATTCCAGGATTCAAGGCTGTCTGATCTGTGACCGCATTGAAAGAACAATTCAGCGTTATACCTTTACCGCCTGTTTCCTTTGGAAAAGAGATGAAGAAGGATTCCGAAGCATCCTGAAAAGCAGCAAGGGCTTCTGCATCCCCCATGAAGGAGATCTGCTTCTTATGGCCTCTGAGATACTTAAACAAACGGAACAGGACGATTTTTTTGTTCTGGTTAAGGATCTCCAGAAAAAAAATTTTCAAAGACTGGAAGAGGAGCTTGACTGGTTTACCCAGAAGTTCAAGGCTGAAAATAACAGTCAGCCCTGGGGAAATTCAGAAGATGCCCATTATAGAGTGATTCAGAAACTCACAGGAAAAAGAACAGACCACTGA